The following is a genomic window from Bacteroidales bacterium.
GGTAATACTTCTCCGCCAAAATTATGTACCAGATATTGTGCCCCGTAACAGACTCCCAGCAAAGGAATTCTCCCCTTAATCATTGTCAGATCAGGTGAAGGTGCATTTTTATCACGGACAGATGATGGGCTTCCAGACAGTATAACACCTTTTACATCCTTATCAGGTAAAGGGAAATGGTTAAAAGGATGAATTTCACAATAAACATTTATCTCTCGTATTCTTCTGGCAATCAGCTGTGTGTACTGAGAGCCGAAATCAAGTATAAGAATTTTTTCCTGCAAGACTTGTAGATTTTAATAAGATGGTCACAAAGATATATATTCTTTTCTTAAGGTCCAGCAATTTTGCCCACCTCATAACTCTTTCCGTCTATGGCAGCATAAGTATCCGGGAATATTTCCCTGGACTCTTCCACAAGGAATGAAATTGTCTTGTAGCGCGATGAGAAATGGCCAATAATCAGAGTTCCGGCACCGGCATTAAGTGCAGTTTTTGCTGCATCCAGAGTTGTCGAATGGCCTGTTATCTCTGCCAGCTTGTTTAAGCTTTTATCAAAAGTAGCTTCATGATAAAGAAGAGATACTCCTTTAATAAATGAGGCCAGTCTTTTAAAATAGCTTGTATCGCTGCAATATGCATAAGATAGCGGTTCAGGTGGCGGTAATGTAAGTTCGGAATTCGGGATTACCGATCCGTCAGGCTTTATGAAATCCTCTCCTTTCTTAATTGCGGGTATCCTGACAGAGGGTATCTGATATTCATCAATCTTTTCTTTTATAATGTTCCTGTCTGATAATTTCTCCCGAAAAAGAAACCCAAATGCAGGAACCCTGTGCTGCAGAGGGAAAGCTGTTACAGTCAGATATTTATCATCCAGAATTAAAAAAGGATCTTTCCCTTTAAGCGGTATAAAGTCGATTTCAAAACTGAGGTTGATATCAAAGTCGCTGAGATGTGACCTCAGCATGATCTGATAGTTTTCAGGGGCATAAAGATGAATCGGGGTCTTTCTTCCCATAAGGCTGAAAGATGATAAAAGGCCGTATAGTCCGAAGATATGGTCGCCATGCAGATGGCTTATAAATATATGGTTAATCTTTCCGAATCTGATCTTGTTTTTTCTGAGCTGCATCTGGGTTCCTTCACCGCAGTCTATTAAAAATAAGCGCTCATGTGCGTTGAGCACATGAGCGCTGGGATATCTTTCTGATGTCGGCAATGCAGAACTACTACCAAGTATGGTTAGCTTCATCGCACTCTGCAAAGCGATCTGTTTTAAGATATCATTTTCTGAGCATCATCAACCGTTCCTGTAATCGTGAGAACGGTATCGAGCTGAGAAATAGTGATAAGACGTTCTACTGCTTCATTAAGTCCGCAGAGAACGAATGTACCACCAGCATTTTTGCAAAGTCTGTTGGCTACCAGTATGGCACTTAGTCCCGATGAGTCGCAGTACTGACATTTTTCAAGATCAAGGATGATATTCTTCTCTCCCTTGCCTGAAACAAGCACAAGCTCCGACTTAAGTGCAGGAGCAATGTGCGTATCAAGTTTTTCCGACTGTATCTGAATTACAGTGCTGTTATTCCGGCTTTCAATATTGAAATCCATAGTTGTAGTTTTTGATAGCCTAAATTTAAGAAATATTTCTATTTCTTGGAAGCTTTATTCTCTTTTTCTTCCATTTCATCTTTTAAAGCCTGAAGCTGAGAGATATCACCAAGTGTTGTTTTCTCTGAAGCTGACTTCTGCTTTCTCGGAGCTTTCTTAGGTGAAGATGACTCTGACTTGGCTACTGGAGCCTCGGCAGCTTTCTTCTCATCTTCAAAAACTCTGCTGTGTGAAACGATGATTTTCTTGGCTGACTTATTAAATTCAATCACTTTGAACATTAATTTCTCATCAACCTTAGCCATCATTCCGTCCTCTTTCACAAGATGTTTTGGAGTAACAAAACCTTCAACACCATAAGGAAGAGCTATAACAGCACCTTTGTCGAATACTTCAACGACGGTACCTTCATGTACTGAATCCATGGTAAAGAGATTTTCGAATACATCCCATGGGTTCTCCTCGAGTTGTTTGTGACCAAGGCTGAGACGTCTGTTTTCTTTATCAATTTCAAGAACAACAACTTCGATCTCGGCATCAATAGCTGTAAATTCAGCAGGATGTTTGATTTTCTTTGTCCATGAAAGATCAGATATATGAATTAAACCATCAACACCTTCTTCTATTTCTACAAACACACCGAAGTTGGTAAAGTTCCTGACTTTTGCAGTATGTTTTGAACCAACTGTATATTTGTCATCGATATTCTGCCATGGATCAGCTTTAAGCTGTTTGATACCCAGTGACATTTTTCTTTCGTTACGGTCGAGTGTAAGTATAACTGCTTCAATCTCATCACCAACTTTCAGGAATTCCTGAGCACTGCGCAGATGCTGTGACCATGACATTTCAGAAACGTGAATAAGACCTTCAACACCAGGTGCTATTTCAACAAAAGCACCATAGTCAGCCATAACAACAACCTTACCTTTAACTTTATCGCCGATATTCATGTTCGGATCAACTGAATCCCATGGATGAGAAGTAAGCTGTTTCAGACCAAGAGCGATTCTCTTCTTGTCATCATCGAAATCGAGGATAACAACATTGAGTTTCTGGTCGAGCTGAACAATCTCTTCAGGATGATTAACCCGGCCCCATGAAAGGTCAGTAATGTGAATAAGACCGTCAACACCACCAAGATCGATAAATACACCATATGATGTGATATTTTTAACAGTTCCTTCAAGAACCTGTCCTTTTTCGAGTTTTGCAATAATCTCTTTCTTCTGCTGTTCAAGTTCAGCTTCGATAAGAGCTTTGTGAGAAACAACAACGTTTTTGAATTCCTGATTGATCTTTACAACCTTGAACTCCATTGTTTTTCCAACAAATACATCATAGTCGCGGATTGGTTTAACATCTATCTGCGAACCCGGAAGGAATGCTTCGATGCCAAAAACATCTACTATCATACCACCTTTTGTACGACACTTGATGTAACCTGTAATGATCTCGTCTTTTTCGAGTGATGCATTAACCCTGTCCCATGAGTTGATAGCGCGTGCCTTCTTATGAGATAGCAGTAACTGACCTTTTTTGTCTTCCTGGCTCTCTACATAAACTTCTACTTTATCACCAACTTTCAGATTAGGGTTATAACGGAATTCGTTCAAACTTACAACACCTTCCGATTTGTATCCGATATTGATAACAACTTCGCGTGATGTCATCTGAATAACGGTACCTATTACTACCTCATCAACGGCAACAGTTGAGAGCGTCTCATCATAAAGTGATTCTAACTGCTTGTACTTGGGAGATGTACGTTTTTCTTCACTTTCAAAAGCATCCCAGTCAAATTCCTCAGCAGTTGCCGGAGATTTGTGTTCTGCTTTTATTGTAATTTCTTTTTCGTCAGTTTCCGGTGCTGGATGAGATTTTTTAGGTCTCTTTTCCTTCTTTTCTGTTTCCAGACCGTAATCTTCAACTTTTGCAGGTTGAGCTGCCTCTGCAACAGCTTCTTCAATTGCTGTTACTTCAGCTACTTCTTCCAGAATTTCCTTTGTTTCTTTAGCTTTTGCCTTTTTTACCTGTTTTACAGGTGCTTCACTTTTTTCAACAACCTCCTTTTTGGTTGCTTTTTTCTTGTTTTCAGTCATAATTTTGATTTAAAAGAACTAGTAATTAATAAGTTAGACATTATCTTGTATAAAAAATTGGTTGCAAAGATATGGTTTTCTTTTAAATTGACATAATATATTGTAGAATTTCACCGACTTAACAATGCGGCATTAAGCCGGAAGCCGCATGCCTTTTTTCATTTTCATATTTAACTTGTTATATTATCTTTGCACAAGTGATGTTGTTTAAGTAAAAAAATACCTGATATATGAGGATTATTGTTGTAGGTACAGGCTATGTTGGATTAGTTACCGGAGCCTGTTTCGCGGAGAGTGGAGTAAATGTAACATGCGTTGACAATAATCTCGAAAAGATAAGGCTATTACAGGATGGTGCTGTTCCAATATACGAACCCGGACTTGAGAGCATAATCAGAAGAAATGTTGAAAAGAAGCGACTTAACTTCACAACTGAACTAAAAGAGGGACTTGACGGAGCCGAGGTTATTTTTGTTGCAGTAGGCACTCCTCCCGGAGAAGACGGATCTGCTGACCTGAAACACGTTCTCGAAGTTGCACGCGAGATTGGAAGTGTAATTACAAATCACATTGTGGTGGTAACTAAGAGTACTGTCCCTGTAGGTACATCAGAAAAAATAAGAAAAGCAATTAAGGGGGAACTCGAAAGAAGGAAAGCAGATATCCCTTTCGATATGGCATCAAATCCCGAATTTCTTAAAGAAGGAGCTGCTGTTGAAGATTTTCTTAAACCCGAGAGAATTGTAATCGGGATAGATAATGATAAGACAGCAGAAATAATGAAGCGTCTGTACATGCCATTTGTCCTGAACAATCACCCGATTTTATTCATGGATATAGCTTCCGCAGAAATAACCAAATATGCTGCCAATGCTATGCTGGCTACGCGTATCAGCTTCATAAACGAAATTGCAAATCTATGTGATATTCTCGGTGCTGATATTAACCATGTGAGGAAAGGTATCGGAAGTGATTCAAGAATCGGAAGCAAATTTATTTATCCTGGTTCCGGTTATGGTGGATCATGCTTCCCAAAAGATGTTAAAGCTATAATTAAGACTGCTCATGATAATGGCTATGAACTGAATGTCATTAAAGCAGTTGAGAAGGCTAACGAATATCAGAAGAACATCATCTTCAGAAAGATGAATGGTTATTTCAAAAATGATCTTAAGAATAAAGTGATTGGCATTTGGGGTATAGCGTTTAAGCCAAAAACAGACGATATAAGGGAGGCTTCATCACTTGTACTCATCGAACAGCTTCTCGAAGCCGGTGCAAGAATCAAGACATATGATCCGGCTGCGATGAATGAAGCAAAGAAACTGCTGGGAAATAAAGTTGAGTTCTGTTCAGATCCTTACGAAGCTGTTGAAGGCGCTGATGCTATGGCGCTTATGACTGAATGGTCTGAGTTTCATCTGCCGGAATTTGCAAGGATGGCTGATTTAATGAAGAACAAGGTGATATTTGATGGAAGAAACATATATGATCCTGCCGAATTAAAAAGGCTTGGGTTTATGTATTACGGAATTGGGAGACGTTGATTAATTGGTAGAGACGCGATGCATCGCGTCTTGTAAACCATATAATAAATGATGGAGACACGATGCATCGCGTCTCTACATAAAATTAAAATTTTTATGAAAGGAATTATTCTTGCAGGAGGCTCGGGAACGCGACTTCATCCGATTACGAGCGCTATTTCAAAACAGATGCTGCCGGTATATGATAAGCCAATGATATATTATCCATTATCTGTGCTTATGCTTGCCGGGATCAGGGAAATACTTATTATCTCAACTCCCCGCGATCTTCCGGGATTCAGGAGTTTATTGGGTGACGGAAAATCTCTGGGTCTGAATTTCAGTTACAAAGAACAACCTTCACCGGATGGACTGGCACAGGCATTTATCCTTGGTGAAGAATTTATCGGGAACGACACAGTATGTATGATACTTGGGGATAATATTTTTTATGGTCATGGCTTTGGCGATGCACTCCTGAAAACAGCAGAACTGAAAAAAGGTGCTTGTGTATTTGGATACTATGTAACAGATCCTGAGAGATATGGAGTTGTTGAGTTTGATAATACAAGAAAGGTTATAAGCATTGAAGAAAAACCATTGAAACCAAAGTCAAACTATGCTGTTACCGGACTGTATTTTTATGATAATACTGTTGTAAAAAAGGCAAAAGCGCTCAAACCATCACCACGCGGAGAACTCGAAATAACAGATTTGAACAGGGTTTTCCTGGAAGAAGGTACACTTGAAATAAAACTGATGGGCAGAGGAATGGCATGGCTCGATACCGGTACTTATGAAAGTTTATTACAAGCTGCTAATTTTATTGCCACACTCGAACAGAGACAAGGTCTGAAAGCATCATGCATTGAAGAAATTGCTTACAAAAGAGGATTTATCAATAAGAATCAGCTGCTTGAAATTGCTGAACCTATCAAAAAAAGTCAATATGGTCAATATCTCATAAGGATAGCAAATGAGGATATAAATGTATTTGAAGGGCTTAAATAATACTGGCGATATGAAGATTATAGAAACAGGATTTAATGGCCTGGTAATACTAAAACCAACAATTTATAAAGATAGCAGAGGATATTTTTTTGAAAGTTTTAATCAGGTAGTCCTTAAAAATGCAGGAATTGAATTCAATCCGGTTCAGGACAATGAATCAAAATCTTCAAAAGGAGTCATACGAGGTTTACACTATCAGTTAATGCCTTCTGCACAAACTAAACTGATCAGAGTCGTCGAGGGTAAAATATTTGATGTAGCTCTTGATATTCGTAAAGAGTCTCTCACTTTCGGAAAATGGTTTGGTATTGAACTTGATTCCGAAACAAAAGATCAGTTCCTGATTCCAAAAGGTTTTGCTCATGGATTTTCCGTATTAAGCGATGTAGCTGTTATACAATACAAATGTGACAATGTCTACAATCCGCAGCTAGAAAGAGGAATATCCCTTAATGATCCGGAACTTGATATTAACTGGAAACTAGGTTCAGCCACTCCTGTAATTAGTGATAAAGACCTTAAACATCCATCTTTCAGGGATGCTGAATATAATTTTTAAAATTAAGTTAGAATGGCAGTAATATTGGTTGCTGGTGCAAATGGTCAACTTGGTAATGAACTTAAAGTTGTATCAAAAAGCTATTACGGGTATGATTTTATTTTTACCGATATTGACACTTTGGATTTATCAAGTGCCTCTAAGACATATGAGTTTATAAAAGACTCAAAACCAGACTGGATAATAAATTGTGCTGCGTACAACCTGGTTG
Proteins encoded in this region:
- a CDS encoding ribonuclease Z, which translates into the protein MKLTILGSSSALPTSERYPSAHVLNAHERLFLIDCGEGTQMQLRKNKIRFGKINHIFISHLHGDHIFGLYGLLSSFSLMGRKTPIHLYAPENYQIMLRSHLSDFDINLSFEIDFIPLKGKDPFLILDDKYLTVTAFPLQHRVPAFGFLFREKLSDRNIIKEKIDEYQIPSVRIPAIKKGEDFIKPDGSVIPNSELTLPPPEPLSYAYCSDTSYFKRLASFIKGVSLLYHEATFDKSLNKLAEITGHSTTLDAAKTALNAGAGTLIIGHFSSRYKTISFLVEESREIFPDTYAAIDGKSYEVGKIAGP
- a CDS encoding STAS domain-containing protein translates to MDFNIESRNNSTVIQIQSEKLDTHIAPALKSELVLVSGKGEKNIILDLEKCQYCDSSGLSAILVANRLCKNAGGTFVLCGLNEAVERLITISQLDTVLTITGTVDDAQKMIS
- the rpsA gene encoding 30S ribosomal protein S1, which codes for MKAEHKSPATAEEFDWDAFESEEKRTSPKYKQLESLYDETLSTVAVDEVVIGTVIQMTSREVVINIGYKSEGVVSLNEFRYNPNLKVGDKVEVYVESQEDKKGQLLLSHKKARAINSWDRVNASLEKDEIITGYIKCRTKGGMIVDVFGIEAFLPGSQIDVKPIRDYDVFVGKTMEFKVVKINQEFKNVVVSHKALIEAELEQQKKEIIAKLEKGQVLEGTVKNITSYGVFIDLGGVDGLIHITDLSWGRVNHPEEIVQLDQKLNVVILDFDDDKKRIALGLKQLTSHPWDSVDPNMNIGDKVKGKVVVMADYGAFVEIAPGVEGLIHVSEMSWSQHLRSAQEFLKVGDEIEAVILTLDRNERKMSLGIKQLKADPWQNIDDKYTVGSKHTAKVRNFTNFGVFVEIEEGVDGLIHISDLSWTKKIKHPAEFTAIDAEIEVVVLEIDKENRRLSLGHKQLEENPWDVFENLFTMDSVHEGTVVEVFDKGAVIALPYGVEGFVTPKHLVKEDGMMAKVDEKLMFKVIEFNKSAKKIIVSHSRVFEDEKKAAEAPVAKSESSSPKKAPRKQKSASEKTTLGDISQLQALKDEMEEKENKASKK
- a CDS encoding UDP-glucose/GDP-mannose dehydrogenase family protein, with protein sequence MRIIVVGTGYVGLVTGACFAESGVNVTCVDNNLEKIRLLQDGAVPIYEPGLESIIRRNVEKKRLNFTTELKEGLDGAEVIFVAVGTPPGEDGSADLKHVLEVAREIGSVITNHIVVVTKSTVPVGTSEKIRKAIKGELERRKADIPFDMASNPEFLKEGAAVEDFLKPERIVIGIDNDKTAEIMKRLYMPFVLNNHPILFMDIASAEITKYAANAMLATRISFINEIANLCDILGADINHVRKGIGSDSRIGSKFIYPGSGYGGSCFPKDVKAIIKTAHDNGYELNVIKAVEKANEYQKNIIFRKMNGYFKNDLKNKVIGIWGIAFKPKTDDIREASSLVLIEQLLEAGARIKTYDPAAMNEAKKLLGNKVEFCSDPYEAVEGADAMALMTEWSEFHLPEFARMADLMKNKVIFDGRNIYDPAELKRLGFMYYGIGRR
- the rfbA gene encoding glucose-1-phosphate thymidylyltransferase RfbA, encoding MKGIILAGGSGTRLHPITSAISKQMLPVYDKPMIYYPLSVLMLAGIREILIISTPRDLPGFRSLLGDGKSLGLNFSYKEQPSPDGLAQAFILGEEFIGNDTVCMILGDNIFYGHGFGDALLKTAELKKGACVFGYYVTDPERYGVVEFDNTRKVISIEEKPLKPKSNYAVTGLYFYDNTVVKKAKALKPSPRGELEITDLNRVFLEEGTLEIKLMGRGMAWLDTGTYESLLQAANFIATLEQRQGLKASCIEEIAYKRGFINKNQLLEIAEPIKKSQYGQYLIRIANEDINVFEGLK
- the rfbC gene encoding dTDP-4-dehydrorhamnose 3,5-epimerase, giving the protein MKIIETGFNGLVILKPTIYKDSRGYFFESFNQVVLKNAGIEFNPVQDNESKSSKGVIRGLHYQLMPSAQTKLIRVVEGKIFDVALDIRKESLTFGKWFGIELDSETKDQFLIPKGFAHGFSVLSDVAVIQYKCDNVYNPQLERGISLNDPELDINWKLGSATPVISDKDLKHPSFRDAEYNF